One Nostoc punctiforme PCC 73102 DNA window includes the following coding sequences:
- a CDS encoding helix-turn-helix domain-containing protein, with product MKIESKQKLIEIIKLARGSMSQRAFGKLLGVSATAVQMWEKGVKVPDTENLARIASKAGYTMEELISCIDGKPIPETSDLSLILRQIQHMPLAQVAQIVQAAADRLAAVAEASGDEAKAS from the coding sequence GTGAAGATCGAAAGCAAACAAAAACTGATTGAAATCATTAAACTAGCTCGCGGTTCAATGAGTCAGCGAGCATTTGGTAAGCTTTTGGGGGTATCTGCTACTGCTGTTCAGATGTGGGAAAAAGGTGTGAAGGTTCCAGATACAGAAAATTTGGCTCGAATCGCATCGAAAGCAGGCTACACAATGGAAGAGTTAATCAGCTGCATAGATGGCAAGCCAATTCCAGAAACCTCAGATTTGAGTCTGATTCTTAGACAAATCCAGCACATGCCTTTGGCTCAAGTGGCTCAAATTGTCCAAGCTGCGGCAGATAGATTGGCGGCTGTGGCTGAAGCATCTGGGGATGAAGCAAAAGCAAGTTGA
- a CDS encoding DUF29 domain-containing protein: MDKPFLYDQDFYGWTQQQAKALEQRLVMELDWQHLQEEIQALGRQEYRELVSRLSVLLGHLLKWEYQPEQRCRSWFLTIREQRRAINRHLRQNPSLKSRIEEALLDGFEAGVDLALRETNLPLRTFPELCPYLFDDAIADNFLCDTCQDWEG, encoded by the coding sequence ATGGACAAACCTTTTTTGTATGACCAAGATTTCTATGGCTGGACACAGCAGCAGGCTAAAGCGTTAGAGCAGAGGCTAGTTATGGAACTAGACTGGCAACACCTGCAAGAGGAAATTCAAGCTTTGGGGAGACAGGAGTATCGGGAACTCGTGAGTCGTCTGAGTGTATTACTCGGTCATCTCTTGAAGTGGGAGTATCAACCCGAACAACGTTGTCGCAGTTGGTTTTTAACAATTCGAGAACAGCGCCGCGCCATCAATAGGCATTTGCGGCAGAACCCTAGCTTAAAGTCTCGAATAGAAGAAGCCTTGTTAGATGGCTTTGAAGCGGGAGTGGATTTGGCGCTACGAGAAACTAACTTACCATTACGAACTTTTCCAGAGCTTTGCCCTTATTTATTTGATGATGCGATCGCAGACAATTTTTTGTGCGATACTTGTCAAGACTGGGAAGGATAA